The Aquicella siphonis DNA segment CGCAGGCTGCCCAATGAATTAAAACTGCTGCTGGAAACCATTCCGGGCTCGTCACACCCCATGGATGTGCTGCGTACCAGTATATCCATGCTGGGCAACCTGGAATCTGAAACAGCTCAATATAACGGACACCAGATTGCCGACCGCCTGATTGCATGCACACCCAGCATCTTGCTTTACTGGTATCAATTTCACCGCAATAATGTCCGTATAGAAACATGGAATAGCGAAGAACAGACCATTGCGGGATATTTCCTGCACTTGCTGCATGGCAAAAAACCTGACGATGACCAGCGCCGCGCCGTGGATGTTTCACTTATTCTTTATGCTGAACACGAATTTAATGCTTCCACATTCGCGGCCAGAGTCACCACATCGACTGAATCTGATTTTTACTCAGCCATAGTATCGGCCATTGGCACATTGCGCGGACCCCTGCATGGCGGAGCCAATGAAGAAGCCATGCGCTTGATCAGCTTATACAAAACACCTGACCAGGCAGAAACCGGCATAAAGGAAATGCTGGCCAAAAAAACCAAGATTATGGGTTTTGGACACCGGGTATATAAAATTTCCGATCCGCGGTCAGACATCATCAAAAACTGGTCGCAAAAACTGTCTGTTCACGCTCGCGACGGTTATCTTTATGCTGTGTCCGAACGCATTGAAAAAATCATGTGGGATGAAAAAAAGCTGTTTCCCAATCTGGATTTTTACAGCGCGACTGCCTATCATTTTTGCGGTATACCCACCTCGTTATTCACCCCCATTTTTGTCATGTCCAGACTCAGCGGATGGAGCGCGCATATTTTTGAACAGCGGGCGAATAACCGTTTAATCAGGCCTGAAGCCAGATACACGGGCCCTGCTCCAAGACCATTTACACCCATACAAGAACGAGGCTAATCCATGGCATTACATACTGTAGATGAAAATATCCGACCTGCTCATGATACTGAACTGGTCACAATTGCTGATTACGTCACGCAACATAATCCGGGAAGCGAACTCGCTCTCACCACTGCGCGTTACTGTTTAATGGATGCTATAGGCTGTGCAATGCTCGCGCTGCAATATCCCGCATGCACAAAATTATTGGGGCCTGTCATTCCAGGTACGACGGTGCCAGTAGGCGCGCGAGTACCAGGCACGTCATATATGCTTGATCCGATTCTCGCCGCGTTCAACATAGGAACCCTAGTACGCTGGCTGGATTTTAATGATACCTGGCTTGCCGCAGAATGGGGCCATCCTTCCGATAACCTGGGCGCCATTCTCGCATTATGTGACTATTTGAGCAGAAAAAATCTTGGCGAAAACAAACAGCCGCTGCTGGTGAAAGACATTTTGAATGCCATGATCAAGGCGCATGAAATTCAAGGCGTGCTCGCACTGGAAAATGGCTTTAATCGTCTGGGCTTCGATCATGTCATCCTGGTAAAAATTGCCTCAACAGCTATCGCAGCCCAATTGTTAGGAGGCAACCGCGAACAAATCATGAATGCCTTGTCGCAGGCTTGGCTGGACGGAGCAGCCCTAAGAACATATCGACATGCTCCCAATACCGGATCACGCAAATCATGGGCGGCAGGTGATGCCACCAGCCGCGCTGTGCGCCTTGCC contains these protein-coding regions:
- the prpC gene encoding bifunctional 2-methylcitrate synthase/citrate synthase: MTARTGGLEGIIVGDTAISTVGKEGVGLTYRGYDIHDLAAQSTFEEVAYLLTYGELPTVAQLQSYREKLVKMRRLPNELKLLLETIPGSSHPMDVLRTSISMLGNLESETAQYNGHQIADRLIACTPSILLYWYQFHRNNVRIETWNSEEQTIAGYFLHLLHGKKPDDDQRRAVDVSLILYAEHEFNASTFAARVTTSTESDFYSAIVSAIGTLRGPLHGGANEEAMRLISLYKTPDQAETGIKEMLAKKTKIMGFGHRVYKISDPRSDIIKNWSQKLSVHARDGYLYAVSERIEKIMWDEKKLFPNLDFYSATAYHFCGIPTSLFTPIFVMSRLSGWSAHIFEQRANNRLIRPEARYTGPAPRPFTPIQERG